Proteins from a genomic interval of Falco rusticolus isolate bFalRus1 chromosome 7, bFalRus1.pri, whole genome shotgun sequence:
- the ISLR gene encoding immunoglobulin superfamily containing leucine-rich repeat protein isoform X2 has protein sequence MRPLLCCLGLAAFLGPCLACPSTCSCSTKKNGRLLAECAYKDLQEVPEGLSSNVTILTLSANRISWLGQGSFAEVPEVQSLWLGYNQIGVVEPGAFALLVHLKNLDLSHNKIADFPWQDLRNLSALQILKMNNNRLSGLPRDAFHSLKDLRSLWLNDNELTTLAEGTFDNLPSLSQLQLFNNPFNCSCKVFWLKKWTENTSVSITKGGSTLCVAPGRLKGRAVTDIPDHHCVAPSVQLTYLSNLDNTVMYDGLTLTLHCSVAGSPPPEIRWKIQTSSRRVEINGPNVARDGNVKQSQEHFLVFKNGTMAIPNFSKEDEGTYTCLAVNDVGTRDVSVNVALAGSENPAEDLLRDDPQASHLGGRSCYKGDEMDPSGAGEKLVIVYHMPRESKSRAGGAAPQVHLGTLLLALSIVLCC, from the coding sequence ATGAggcccctgctctgctgcctggggctggctgcatTTCTGGGTCCTTGCCTGGCCTGTCCCAGcacctgctcctgctccaccaAGAAGAATGGGCGGTTGTTGGCTGAGTGCGCCTACAAGGATCTCCAGGAGGTACCAGAGGGGTTGTCCTCCAACGTGACCATCCTCACCTTGTCAGCCAACAGGATCAGCTGGTTGGGGCAGGGCTCCTTTGCTGAGGTTCCTGAAGTGCAGTCACTGTGGTTGGGCTACAACCAGATCGGGGTGGTGGAACCAGGGGCTTTCGCCCTGCTAGTGCACCTGAAGAACCTGGACCTGAGCCACAACAAGATTGCAGATTTCCCCTGGCAGGACCTCCGTAACCTCAGTGCTCTGCAGATCCTGAAGATGAACAACAACCGCCTGTCTGGGCTGCCCCGGGATGCTTTCCACTCCTTGAAGGACCTGCGCTCCCTCTGGCTCAACGACAATGAGTTGACCACCTTGGCTGAGGGCACCTTTGACAACCTtccctccctgtcccagctTCAGCTCTTCAACAACCCCTTCAACTGCTCCTGCAAGGTCTTCTGGCTGAAGAAGTGGACCGAGAACACTTCCGTCTCCATCACCAAGGGGGGCTCTACCTTATGTGTGGCTCCTGGCAGACTGAAGGGCAGGGCGGTCACAGACATCCCCGACCACCACTGTGTTGCCCCCTCCGTACAGCTCACCTACCTCTCCAACCTGGACAACACCGTCATGTATGATGGCCTCACCCTGACCCTGCACTGCAGTGTGGCGGGCAGCCCTCCACCAGAGATCAGGTGGAAGATCCAGACCTCCAGCCGCCGCGTTGAGATCAACGGACCCAACGTGGCACGGGATGGAAATGTCAAGCAGAGCCAAGAGCACTTCTTGGTCTTCAAGAATGGCACCATGGCCATCCCCAACTTCAGCAAGGAGGATGAAGGCACCTACACCTGCCTTGCTGTCAACGATGTGGGCACGCGGGATGTCTCTGTCAACGTAGCCTTGGCTGGCTCGGAGAATCCAGCTGAAGACCTGCTCCGAGATGACCCCCAAGCCAGCCACCTTGGGGGTCGGAGCTGCTACAAGGGGGATGAAATGGATCCCTCTGGTGCCGGAGAAAAGCTGGTGATTGTTTACCACATGCCAAGGGAGTCgaagagcagggctggaggagcagcgcCCCAGGTCCATCTGGGGACCCTCCTGCTGGCTTTGAGCATCGTGCTCTGCTGTTag
- the ISLR gene encoding immunoglobulin superfamily containing leucine-rich repeat protein isoform X1: MRRAGPAHPPPAAPPARAVGQREAAGRGGRMRPLLCCLGLAAFLGPCLACPSTCSCSTKKNGRLLAECAYKDLQEVPEGLSSNVTILTLSANRISWLGQGSFAEVPEVQSLWLGYNQIGVVEPGAFALLVHLKNLDLSHNKIADFPWQDLRNLSALQILKMNNNRLSGLPRDAFHSLKDLRSLWLNDNELTTLAEGTFDNLPSLSQLQLFNNPFNCSCKVFWLKKWTENTSVSITKGGSTLCVAPGRLKGRAVTDIPDHHCVAPSVQLTYLSNLDNTVMYDGLTLTLHCSVAGSPPPEIRWKIQTSSRRVEINGPNVARDGNVKQSQEHFLVFKNGTMAIPNFSKEDEGTYTCLAVNDVGTRDVSVNVALAGSENPAEDLLRDDPQASHLGGRSCYKGDEMDPSGAGEKLVIVYHMPRESKSRAGGAAPQVHLGTLLLALSIVLCC, translated from the exons ATGCGGCGTGCCGGCCCCGCTCACCCGCCCCCGGCTGCTCCGCCCGCCCGGGCCGTGGGGCAGCGAGAGGCGGCGGGGAGAG GAGGAAGGATGAggcccctgctctgctgcctggggctggctgcatTTCTGGGTCCTTGCCTGGCCTGTCCCAGcacctgctcctgctccaccaAGAAGAATGGGCGGTTGTTGGCTGAGTGCGCCTACAAGGATCTCCAGGAGGTACCAGAGGGGTTGTCCTCCAACGTGACCATCCTCACCTTGTCAGCCAACAGGATCAGCTGGTTGGGGCAGGGCTCCTTTGCTGAGGTTCCTGAAGTGCAGTCACTGTGGTTGGGCTACAACCAGATCGGGGTGGTGGAACCAGGGGCTTTCGCCCTGCTAGTGCACCTGAAGAACCTGGACCTGAGCCACAACAAGATTGCAGATTTCCCCTGGCAGGACCTCCGTAACCTCAGTGCTCTGCAGATCCTGAAGATGAACAACAACCGCCTGTCTGGGCTGCCCCGGGATGCTTTCCACTCCTTGAAGGACCTGCGCTCCCTCTGGCTCAACGACAATGAGTTGACCACCTTGGCTGAGGGCACCTTTGACAACCTtccctccctgtcccagctTCAGCTCTTCAACAACCCCTTCAACTGCTCCTGCAAGGTCTTCTGGCTGAAGAAGTGGACCGAGAACACTTCCGTCTCCATCACCAAGGGGGGCTCTACCTTATGTGTGGCTCCTGGCAGACTGAAGGGCAGGGCGGTCACAGACATCCCCGACCACCACTGTGTTGCCCCCTCCGTACAGCTCACCTACCTCTCCAACCTGGACAACACCGTCATGTATGATGGCCTCACCCTGACCCTGCACTGCAGTGTGGCGGGCAGCCCTCCACCAGAGATCAGGTGGAAGATCCAGACCTCCAGCCGCCGCGTTGAGATCAACGGACCCAACGTGGCACGGGATGGAAATGTCAAGCAGAGCCAAGAGCACTTCTTGGTCTTCAAGAATGGCACCATGGCCATCCCCAACTTCAGCAAGGAGGATGAAGGCACCTACACCTGCCTTGCTGTCAACGATGTGGGCACGCGGGATGTCTCTGTCAACGTAGCCTTGGCTGGCTCGGAGAATCCAGCTGAAGACCTGCTCCGAGATGACCCCCAAGCCAGCCACCTTGGGGGTCGGAGCTGCTACAAGGGGGATGAAATGGATCCCTCTGGTGCCGGAGAAAAGCTGGTGATTGTTTACCACATGCCAAGGGAGTCgaagagcagggctggaggagcagcgcCCCAGGTCCATCTGGGGACCCTCCTGCTGGCTTTGAGCATCGTGCTCTGCTGTTag
- the PML gene encoding protein PML gives MQPLVLPGPLVMWLLTAQGRNKTAHGSRPTAGLEKRKLRGVPRGHAARMPDSPAAPRPPSPGPPADGDGATAPTEIEPQPGTPPCSPPAHPSKVEDDFQFILCEGCQQESPNLKLLTCLHTFCLGCLSENKPIGQCPKCCTAIPQASGIPDMDNLLFTNLQARLSIYKKMSNSSGPSCSRCRGEAAVVWCCECEEFLCTKCFDDHQWFFKKRSHKARRVEELCAESAHQFLEDTRKSCNLLCSNPSHADQGYISSIYCKTCEKALCCICALLDSQHASFCDIRSETQRRQEELGTISQELRQKRSGFEATYVALQDEAARLEEAEREMRELIQQRVEQLVRLIRREEEELLGLVEARQEQGRRELMRELQRVEGVLQRMEAGEQLVEKMRLYATEQEVMDMQPFIKGSLEELQRLQLPAAGDRAQPRDLSECKARLQALVERVTGHPGTISPSVPVVEVAQENNLEEELVQPQNQTVLPTFTINLEETLTNPAPPVTTWPKRRSHCVGTGSPISPKLLKLECNNMPDPSDPSSHQWDDRSGPSTSTSSQNRGSIPATSRHADDAEDTSIIICSSEDSEEDTVASRKLKDIKKSSSPTWSGSSTSPQHNTGPTSPWDDRSELNTLVFFSLKLDQKTHHITEVAAANGEHTFKALIQTPESVLTLLSQGVTMEEGIQHLLWYLSPLPRPILVIYNFWALEMPALFKALDATGMKVEFCHIVGGYVDMLSLIKEKLPKASSYDLKNLMRRHLQQHLNKDSTLATAKALQELWGALELPACADVGMMFTHCNLQSYTTLQPLVREKLLTRRAAKILAQRNLILWELEEA, from the exons GCTGCGTGGAGTGCCGCGCGGCCACGCCGCTCGCATGCCCGacagccccgccgccccccggccgcccaGCCCCGGACCTCCGGCAG ATGGAGACGGTGCCACTGCCCCCACGGAGATTGAACCGCAGCCGGGTACACCCCCGtgctcccctccagcccacCCTTCCAAGGTGGAGGACGACTTCCAGTTCATCCTCTGCGAGGGCTGCCAGCAGGAATCGCCCAACCTCAAGCTCCTCACCTGCCTCCACACCTTTTGCCTCGGTTGCCTGAGTGAGAACAAGCCCATCGGGCAGTGCCCCAAGTGCTGCACGGCCATCCCGCAGGCCAGCGGCATCCCCGACATGGACAACCTGCTCTTCACCAACCTGCAGGCCAGGCTCAGCATCTACAAGAAGATGAGTAACAGCAGTGGCCCGAGTTGCAGCCGGTGCCGGGGGGAAGCAGCGGTGGTGTGGTGCTGTGAGTGTGAGGAGTTCCTCTGCACCAAGTGCTTTGATGACCACCAGTGGTTCTTCAAGAAGAGGAGCCACAAGGCCAGGAGGGTGGAGGAGCTTTGTGCTGAGTCAGCCCATCAGTTCCTGGAAGACACCAGAAAGTCCTGCAACCTCTTGTGCTCCAATCCCAGTCACGCTGACCAGGGCTACATCTCCAG caTCTACTGCAAGACGTGTGAGAAGGCGCTGTGCTGCATCTGCGCGCTGCTGGACAGCCAGCATGCCTCCTTCTGCGACATCCGCAGTGAGACCCAGcgcaggcaggaggagctgggcacCATCAGCCAGGAGCTGAGGCAGAAGAGAAGTGGCTTTGAGGCCACCTACGTGGCGCTGCAGGATGAGGCCGCCCggctggaggaggcagagcgGGAGATGCGGGAGCTGATCCAGCAGCGCGTGGAGCAGCTGGTGCGGCTGATCCGAcgggaggaagaggagctgctggggctggtggaggCGCGGCAGGAGCAGGGCCGGCGGGAGCTGATGAGGGAGCTGCAGCGCGTGGAGGGGGTGCTGCAGCGGATGGAGGCAGGCGAGCAGCTGGTGGAGAAGATGAGGCTCTATGCCACGGAGCAGGAGGTGATGGACATGCAGCCCTTCATCAAGGGCTcgctggaggagctgcagcgACTGCAGCTGCCAGCGGCTGGGGACCGAGCACAGCCCAGGGACTTGAGCGAGtgcaaagccaggctgcaggcGCTGGTGGAGCGTGTCACAGGGCACCCAG GCACTATCTCTCCATCTGTCCCTGTGGTTGAGGTGGCCCAGGAGAACAACCTG GAAGAGGAGCTGGTGCAGCCTCAGAACCAGACTGTCTTACCCACCTTCACCATCAACCTTGAGGAGACACTTACAAACCCG GCTCCCCCTGTCACCACATGGCCCAAGCGGAGGTCACATTGTGTGGGAACGGGCAGCCCAATCTCACCCAAGCTATTGAAGCTGGAGTGCAACAACATGCCAGACCCCAGTGATCCCAGTTCACACCAGTGGGATGACAGAAGTGGGCCCAGCACCTCTACATCGAGCCAAAACCgtggcagcatccctgccaccagcaggcATGCTGATGATGCAG AAGACACCAGCATTATCATCTGCAGCTCAGAGGACAGCGAGGAAGATACGGTG GCTTCCAGAAAGCTCAAGGACATCAAGAAGTCCTCCAGTCCCACATGGTCTGGGAGCAGCACCTCACCCCAACACAACACTggccccaccagcccctgggACGACAGGTCGGAGCTGAACACCTTAGTGTTCTTCAGCTTGAAGCTTGACCAGAAAA cccaccACATCAcggaggtggcagcagcaaatGGAGAGCACACCTTCAAGGCACTGATTCAGACGCCAGAGTCGGTGCTGACGCTGCTTTCCCAGGGCGTCACCATGGAGGAGGGGATTCAACACCTCCTCTGGTAcctctccccactccccagGCCCATCCTCGTCATCTATAACTTCTGGGCACTGGAGATGCCCGCTCTCTTTAAAGCCCTGGATGCCACGGGCATGAAAGTGGAATTCTGCCACATAGTGGGTGGTTACGTGGATATGTTGTCCTTGATCAAAGAAAAGCTGCCCAAGGCATCTTCCTATGACCTGAAAAACCTGATGAGaaggcacctgcagcagcatctcaaCAAGGACAGCACGCTGGCCACAGCCAAGGCCTTGCAGGAGCTTTGGGGAGCCCTGGAGCTCCCTGCCTGCGCTGATGTGGGGATGATGTTCACCCACTGCAACCTGCAGAGCTacaccaccctgcagcccctggtgcgGGAGAAGCTGCTCACCAGGAGGGCGGCCAAGATCCTGGCCCAGCGCAACCTCATCCTCTGGGAGCTGGAAGAGGCGTGA
- the ISLR2 gene encoding immunoglobulin superfamily containing leucine-rich repeat protein 2, which translates to MAPLLSLWLVALLGLARACPEPCACVDKYAHQFADCAYKDLQVVPTGLPSNVTTLSLSANKITSLQQRSFVEVTQVTSLWLAHNEIRSIEPGTFAILVQLKNLDISHNQIVDFPWQDLYNLSALQLLKMNNNHMALVPQGAFHTLKDLRSLRINNNKFTTLAEGIFDSLSSLSHLQIYNNPFECSCKLQWLKKWMDSTLISIPEKDSITCALPEQLRGVPVGKIPDVQCTSPTVQLTYYPNLDTTELFDGFTLTLHCAVMGTPPPEVSWKIRTSSQTLELNGNLKESAGKDLPKQDPERFLVFKNGTLMIPHLSKREEGTYTCLATNEMGSNQTSVNVAVAGTQKYPMQPGRDALGGKAQPGDKKPGAKGAKNSVLMPDERSKPLGPTRQSHSSSAAGTESTGNGQVPFQLPPFEKKCGSTQTSKYISNHAFNQSGDFKQHTFDLGVIALDVSERDARVQLTPTYMQPEKVHLRMLYLCQESSQGHALVQWSKIEEGVNSYWFQGLSPGTNYSVCLTYLGEDCQVQVVFTTKKEIPSLIIIVVVSIFLLVLATLPLMGATWCHLLSKYQGKTYKLIMKAQNPDQMEKHMAADFDPRASYLESEKNYNPSEVGEADVEEEEEEEEEEEEGGRWRRRRETEGAPELEQEESVAASSMVESQSKVNGEEFEVRSEYSDKLPLGAEAVTISQEINGNYRQRPR; encoded by the coding sequence ATGGCCCCGCTGCTGTCCCTGTGGCTGGTGGCCCTGCTCGGCCTGGCCCGGGCGTGCCCCGAGCCCTGCGCTTGCGTGGACAAGTACGCACACCAGTTCGCCGACTGCGCCTACAAGGATCTCCAGGTGGTGCCCACGGGGCTGCCCTCCAACGTGACCACCCTCAGCCTCTCGGCCAACAAGATCACCTCACTGCAGCAGCGTTCCTTTGTGGAGGTGACCCAGGTCACCTCCCTCTGGCTGGCACACAATGAGATCCGTTCCATCGAGCCTGGTACCTTTGCCATCCTGGTGCAGCTGAAAAACCTCGACATCAGCCACAACCAGATTGTGGATTTCCCCTGGCAGGACCTCTACAACCTCAGTGCTCTCCAGCTGCTCAAGATGAACAATAACCACATGGCTCTGGTGCCTCAGGGGGCCTTCCACACCCTGAAGGACCTCCGGTCCCTACGCATCAACAACAACAAGTTCACCACCCTTGCAGAGGGTATCTTCGACTCGCTTAGTTCCCTTTCCCACCTGCAGATCTACAACAACCCCTTCGAGTGCTCCTGCAAGCTCCAGTGGTTGAAGAAGTGGATGGACAGCACACTCATCTCCATCCCTGAGAAGGACTCCATCACTTGTGccctcccagagcagctccgAGGAGTGCCGGTGGGGAAGATCCCAGACGTGCAGTGCACCTCGCCTACTGTGCAGCTGACCTATTACCCCAACCTGGACACCACAGAGCTCTTTGATGGCTTCACCCTGACACTGCACTGTGCCGTGATGGGCACCCCGCCACCTGAAGTGAGCTGGAAGATCCGCACCTCCAGCCAAACCCTGGAGCTCAATGGGAACCTGAAGGAGAGCGCTGGGAAGGACCTCCCCAAACAGGACCCTGAGCGCTTCTTGGTCTTCAAGAACGGCACATTGATGATTCCCCACCTGAGCAAGCGGGAAGAAGGCACCTACACCTGCCTGGCCACCAATGAAATGGGGAGCAATCAGACTTCGGTCAACGTGGCTGTGGCAGGCACCCAGAAATACCCAATGCAGCCTGGGAGGGATGCACTGGGGGGCAAAGCACAGCCAGGTGACAAGAAGCCTGGGGCCAAGGGAGCAAAGAACAGTGTGCTCATGCCAGATGAGAGGAGCAAACCCCTCGGTCCCACCCGGCAGAGCCATTCATcctcagcagcagggacagagtCCACAGGAAATGGACAAGTCCCTTTCCAGCTTCCACCCTTTGAGAAGAAGTGTGGCTCCACACAAACCAGCAAGTACATTTCCAACCACGCCTTTAACCAGAGCGGTGACTTCAAGCAGCACACATTTGACCTGGGGGTGATTGCTTTAGATGTGTCAGAGCGCGACGCCCGAGTGCAGCTCACGCCCACCTACATGCAGCCTGAGAAGGTCCACCTCAGGATGCTCTACCTGTGCCAGGAGAGCAGCCAGGGCCACGCCTTGGTCCAGTGGTCCAAGATCGAGGAAGGGGTGAACTCGTACTGGTTCCAGGGCTTGAGCCCCGGCACCAACTACTCTGTGTGTCTCACCTACCTGGGGGAGGACTGCCAGGTCCAAGTGGTCTTCACCACCAAAAAAGAGATTCCCTCGCTCATCATCATTGTGGTCGTAAGCATCTTCTTGCTGGTGCTGGCCACCTTACCCCTGATGGGGGCCACGTGGTGCCACCTCCTCTCCAAGTACCAGGGTAAGACCTACAAGCTCATCATGAAAGCCCAGAACCCCGACCAGATGGAAAAGCACATGGCCGCTGACTTCGACCCCCGTGCCTCCTACCTGGAGTCCGAGAAGAACTACAATCCCAGCGAGGTGGGGGAAGCGGatgtggaggaagaagaggaagaggaggaggaggaggaggaaggaggcaggtggaggaggaggagagaaaccgaaggggctccagagctggagcaAGAGGAGAGCGTGGCGGCCAGCTCCATGGTGGAGTCGCAATCCAAAGTCAACGGCGAGGAGTTTGAAGTCCGCTCCGAGTACAGCGACAAGCTGCCGCTGGGCGCCGAGGCTGTCACCATCTCCCAGGAGATCAACGGCAACTACCGGCAGCGCCCGCGCTGA